The following are encoded in a window of Prochlorococcus marinus str. MIT 1013 genomic DNA:
- a CDS encoding glycogen debranching protein: protein MGKVKVGSAWPLGSSVTLDGVNFSIAAPHATNVELLIFQNEDDEYAKETISLDQKNRSGDYWHVEIEGLTEGTLYGYKVSIDGYMVAEEHIVLDPCARAITGWGNYIRYPKEKVSKGYANHLKGVVTKRDYFDFKSHPRPKHSWNKTIIYELHVGGFTKSNDSNISERKKGTFIGLIEKIPYLKSLGITSIELLPVFAFDSNDAPEGLVNYWGYSPINWFTPHQGFVDSCNPLEAREQFKKFVEVCHDNELEVLIDVVYNHTTEGNQNGPSISWKNFGPKTYYHQDEKGNYQDVSGCGNSIAANRPLVRKLILESLRCWAIELGVDGFRFDLGIALSRGENLIPLDKPPLFEEIEADPKLSDVKLISEPWDCGGLYKLGDFPAKEFRTWNGHFRDDIRRFWKGEKGTIWSLKDRLIGNKLLYNDNNFANIFSINFITSHDGFTLKDLVSFNKKHNLANGENNRDGENNNNSYNYGIEGPTTNKKINNLRQRQQRNLISTLLLSPGIPMLLMGDEVGRSQGGNNNTWCQDNPLGWMDWDHKNWDQDLKEFVMKLISLRKQLPEFFSPNSIYDCQKENTKVKTSDFWIQWHGIKLNKPDWSDWSHTIGFSINKNNEGSAVWLGFNAYKEAMLFELPTPISPWKKYIDTSVLKNKNISRKPLENQSNIRIESNSLVLVVSSDYSKKIKL, encoded by the coding sequence TTGGGAAAAGTAAAAGTTGGTTCAGCATGGCCTTTGGGTAGCTCAGTTACTCTTGATGGGGTTAATTTCTCTATCGCAGCTCCACATGCAACAAATGTAGAATTACTAATCTTCCAAAATGAAGATGACGAGTATGCAAAAGAAACAATATCCTTAGATCAGAAAAACAGGTCAGGGGATTATTGGCACGTTGAAATAGAGGGACTAACTGAAGGAACGTTATATGGATATAAAGTATCAATTGACGGGTATATGGTTGCCGAGGAACATATTGTTTTAGATCCATGTGCCAGAGCAATTACAGGGTGGGGAAATTACATAAGATATCCAAAAGAGAAAGTGAGCAAAGGTTATGCTAATCACCTAAAGGGAGTAGTAACTAAAAGAGATTATTTTGATTTCAAATCCCACCCAAGACCTAAACATTCATGGAATAAAACAATTATTTATGAATTACATGTTGGTGGGTTTACTAAAAGCAATGATTCAAATATTAGCGAAAGGAAGAAAGGTACATTTATAGGATTAATTGAAAAGATACCTTATCTTAAAAGTTTAGGTATTACATCTATTGAACTACTTCCAGTATTTGCTTTTGATTCTAATGATGCCCCTGAAGGACTAGTTAACTATTGGGGGTATAGCCCTATTAATTGGTTCACACCACATCAAGGTTTTGTAGATAGTTGTAATCCTTTAGAAGCAAGGGAACAATTCAAAAAGTTTGTAGAAGTTTGCCATGATAATGAGCTAGAAGTATTAATCGATGTTGTTTATAATCACACAACAGAAGGGAATCAAAATGGTCCAAGTATAAGTTGGAAAAATTTTGGTCCTAAAACTTACTACCATCAAGATGAAAAGGGAAATTATCAAGATGTGAGTGGATGTGGAAATAGTATTGCTGCTAATCGTCCTTTAGTTAGAAAATTAATATTAGAATCATTGCGTTGTTGGGCAATTGAGTTAGGCGTTGATGGATTTCGTTTTGACTTAGGTATTGCTTTGAGTAGAGGCGAAAACTTAATTCCTTTAGATAAACCTCCCTTATTTGAAGAAATCGAAGCAGATCCTAAGCTTAGTGATGTGAAATTAATAAGTGAGCCATGGGATTGTGGAGGACTTTATAAACTAGGAGATTTCCCAGCAAAAGAATTTAGGACATGGAATGGACACTTTAGAGATGATATTAGAAGATTTTGGAAGGGGGAAAAAGGTACAATATGGTCACTTAAAGATAGATTAATAGGGAATAAATTACTATACAATGATAATAATTTTGCAAATATATTTAGTATTAATTTCATAACTTCTCATGATGGATTCACGTTAAAAGATCTAGTAAGTTTTAATAAAAAGCATAATCTTGCAAATGGGGAAAATAATCGAGATGGAGAGAATAATAACAATAGTTATAATTACGGAATTGAAGGGCCAACTACTAATAAAAAAATAAATAATTTAAGGCAAAGACAACAAAGAAATCTTATTTCAACGCTTCTTTTATCTCCTGGAATTCCAATGCTTTTAATGGGAGACGAGGTGGGCAGAAGCCAAGGAGGGAATAACAACACATGGTGTCAAGACAACCCACTTGGTTGGATGGATTGGGATCATAAAAATTGGGATCAAGACTTAAAAGAATTTGTTATGAAGCTCATATCTCTAAGGAAACAACTACCAGAGTTTTTTAGTCCTAATAGTATTTATGATTGCCAAAAAGAAAATACCAAGGTCAAAACTTCTGATTTTTGGATTCAGTGGCATGGCATTAAACTTAATAAACCTGACTGGAGTGACTGGTCGCATACTATTGGATTTAGCATAAACAAAAACAATGAGGGCTCAGCAGTTTGGCTTGGCTTTAATGCTTACAAAGAAGCAATGCTTTTTGAATTACCAACTCCAATTTCTCCATGGAAAAAATATATTGATACCTCTGTTTTAAAAAATAAAAATATCTCTAGAAAACCATTAGAGAATCAATCAAATATACGTATCGAAAGTAACAGTCTAGTGCTTGTGGTCTCCAGTGATTATTCAAAAAAAATCAAATTATGA
- a CDS encoding sugar transferase, translating to MQTNPRKSLLRWSEFRKGSPIIPFEVISKEPSSLPAVEIIRNQSRYGRTLKRIGDVIFSLLVLILGSPIFIFIGILVKLSSRGSVFYIQKRVGRNYREFGCIKFRTMYKNADELLPNLLEKYPLMRKEFEKDFKLRQDPRVTKLGRFLRRSSLDELPQFFNVLKGEMSVVGPRPIVSNEINKYSLFMEEVISVRPGLTGLWQVSGRNNLSYKKRVELDLLYARNRNFILDLEIIILTLGVLLFPMDRGAF from the coding sequence GTGCAAACTAATCCTAGAAAATCTTTATTACGATGGTCTGAGTTCCGTAAAGGATCTCCAATAATTCCTTTTGAAGTTATCTCGAAAGAACCTTCTTCTTTGCCTGCTGTAGAAATAATAAGAAATCAGAGTCGATATGGACGCACATTAAAAAGGATAGGGGATGTTATTTTTTCTTTGCTGGTTTTAATTTTAGGATCACCAATATTTATTTTTATTGGCATATTAGTAAAGTTAAGTTCTCGTGGCTCTGTTTTTTATATTCAAAAAAGAGTAGGAAGAAATTATAGAGAATTTGGATGTATTAAGTTTCGTACTATGTATAAAAATGCTGATGAATTACTACCAAATTTATTAGAGAAATATCCTCTTATGAGAAAGGAATTTGAAAAAGATTTTAAATTACGTCAGGATCCTAGGGTAACAAAATTAGGTAGATTTCTTCGACGATCTAGTCTGGATGAATTACCTCAATTCTTTAATGTTTTAAAAGGGGAAATGAGTGTCGTTGGGCCAAGACCAATTGTTAGTAATGAGATTAACAAATATAGTCTTTTTATGGAAGAAGTTATATCTGTGAGACCAGGACTGACCGGATTATGGCAGGTAAGTGGTAGAAATAACCTTAGTTACAAAAAAAGGGTTGAATTGGATTTGTTATATGCAAGAAATAGAAATTTCATACTTGACTTAGAAATAATTATTCTTACATTAGGTGTTTTACTTTTTCCAATGGATAGAGGTGCTTTTTAA
- a CDS encoding DUF3086 domain-containing protein has translation MESEENLSKEKQNLNQNISVGNSSPLKITHQKPLEKQTESPIINKPENNKNISNEQTQNLINLALKDLKLSRENLEKELEELSKKKIQIETELKKSFSGQSDAIARKVKGFQEYLTGALQDLAQSAEQLELVVPPVIVKPSPLDENKKIAPSKEQETIIAVSDTFKPDEKLIRRCFSQFLEQPDFYAEPWKLRRSLEDNDVEILEDWFFSMGGRGAQPSRGNRSKNALVASGIIAILGELYGEQFQTLVLASQPERLGEWRRCLQDALGLNREDFGPNSGIVLFERSDGLIERADRLEERGELPFIIIDAAEINIEIPILQFPTWIAFAGSPNEIYEEDDLI, from the coding sequence ATGGAATCCGAGGAAAATCTATCTAAAGAAAAACAAAATCTAAATCAGAATATTTCTGTGGGTAATTCTTCACCTTTAAAAATTACACATCAAAAGCCTCTAGAGAAACAAACTGAATCACCAATTATCAATAAGCCTGAAAACAACAAAAACATCTCTAATGAACAGACACAGAATTTAATTAACCTTGCTCTTAAAGATCTTAAGCTTTCACGTGAAAATTTAGAAAAAGAACTAGAAGAACTTTCGAAAAAGAAAATACAAATCGAGACTGAACTTAAAAAGTCGTTTTCAGGTCAATCTGACGCAATCGCTCGAAAAGTTAAAGGTTTTCAGGAATATTTAACTGGTGCCTTACAAGACTTAGCTCAATCAGCAGAGCAATTAGAACTTGTTGTACCGCCAGTAATAGTTAAGCCATCTCCACTTGATGAAAATAAAAAAATTGCGCCTTCGAAAGAACAAGAAACCATCATTGCTGTCTCAGATACTTTCAAACCTGATGAGAAATTAATAAGGAGATGTTTTAGTCAATTTCTGGAACAACCAGATTTTTATGCAGAGCCCTGGAAACTTAGAAGGAGTTTAGAGGATAATGATGTTGAAATCCTCGAAGATTGGTTCTTTAGCATGGGTGGTAGAGGTGCTCAACCTAGTAGAGGCAATAGATCTAAAAATGCTCTAGTTGCATCAGGGATTATTGCCATTTTAGGTGAGTTATACGGCGAACAATTTCAGACTTTGGTTTTAGCAAGTCAGCCAGAAAGACTGGGGGAATGGAGAAGATGTCTCCAAGATGCCTTAGGACTTAATCGCGAGGATTTTGGACCAAATAGCGGAATAGTCCTTTTCGAGAGATCCGATGGACTAATTGAAAGAGCAGATCGACTTGAAGAAAGAGGTGAATTACCTTTTATAATTATTGATGCAGCAGAGATAAATATAGAAATTCCAATTCTTCAGTTCCCGACTTGGATAGCCTTTGCAGGAAGTCCAAATGAAATTTATGAAGAAGATGATTTAATATAA
- a CDS encoding MFS transporter, with product MISYAMGDAGTGLAAIQLGTYLFLFFTCAAGIPAFIAGSLLMVSKLWDAINDPLIGWMSDHTRSRWGPRLPWMVGGAVPLGFFLAAMWWVPPGELGAKTTYYVFAAIFLMTAYTAVNLPFAALSTELTENIAIRTRLNAARFTGSILAGTTGLIVAAGFLSKGVEGYSSMGRVTGIIATFTTLIACWGLAPFAKKARKPASQTEPFNQQLKRVLNNKLFTRIITLYLLLWCGLQLMQTVSLIYLEQVMLVPIEISKWIPIPFQISTLVGLQFWSFYSNKYGRISALFKGGKIWILACLLVMFMPPIAKGVSINSLYLFNNFESMKMLILLLIITLVGFGASTAYLIPWSLLPDAIDRDPEKPSGIYTAWMVFIQKIGIGLSVQFLGVLLSLAGYKSSTNCLSSFGDLDQPLTAIITIRLCMGLIPSFLVIAGLITMKPWRSLDFKSKSLG from the coding sequence ATGATCTCTTATGCAATGGGAGATGCTGGCACGGGTTTAGCCGCGATACAGCTAGGTACTTACCTATTTTTATTTTTCACTTGTGCTGCAGGAATTCCTGCATTTATTGCAGGCTCCTTGCTCATGGTTTCAAAACTTTGGGATGCGATAAATGATCCACTAATTGGATGGATGAGTGATCACACCAGATCAAGATGGGGGCCAAGACTTCCTTGGATGGTAGGAGGTGCTGTTCCCCTTGGTTTTTTCCTTGCAGCAATGTGGTGGGTACCTCCGGGAGAGCTAGGAGCAAAAACGACTTATTACGTCTTCGCTGCAATTTTCTTGATGACTGCTTACACAGCGGTAAATCTGCCTTTTGCCGCATTATCTACAGAGCTAACTGAAAATATAGCTATTAGGACAAGACTAAACGCGGCTAGATTTACTGGGTCTATTTTGGCAGGAACCACTGGGTTAATAGTAGCCGCAGGCTTCTTATCTAAAGGAGTTGAAGGCTATTCTTCAATGGGGAGAGTAACAGGAATTATTGCTACTTTTACAACTTTAATTGCTTGTTGGGGACTTGCCCCATTTGCTAAAAAAGCTAGAAAGCCTGCTTCTCAAACTGAGCCTTTTAATCAACAACTAAAAAGAGTTTTAAATAATAAACTCTTCACACGAATTATTACTCTTTATTTGCTTCTTTGGTGCGGACTTCAATTAATGCAAACTGTTTCATTAATCTATCTTGAACAAGTAATGCTTGTTCCAATTGAAATTTCAAAGTGGATCCCAATACCATTTCAAATAAGTACGCTAGTAGGTCTACAGTTTTGGAGCTTTTACTCAAACAAATACGGGAGAATATCGGCTCTTTTCAAAGGGGGTAAAATTTGGATATTAGCTTGCCTTTTAGTTATGTTTATGCCCCCTATAGCAAAAGGTGTAAGTATAAATAGTTTATATTTATTCAATAATTTTGAAAGCATGAAAATGCTAATCCTTTTGTTAATAATAACATTAGTAGGCTTTGGAGCATCAACAGCCTATCTTATTCCTTGGTCCTTACTCCCAGATGCTATTGATAGAGATCCAGAGAAGCCCTCAGGAATATATACAGCATGGATGGTATTTATTCAAAAAATTGGTATTGGTTTAAGCGTTCAATTCTTAGGTGTTCTTTTATCTTTAGCAGGATATAAGTCATCAACTAATTGCTTATCAAGTTTTGGTGATTTAGATCAACCTTTAACTGCAATTATCACTATTAGATTATGCATGGGATTAATACCTTCTTTTCTTGTGATTGCTGGATTAATAACTATGAAACCCTGGCGAAGTTTGGATTTTAAATCTAAAAGTTTAGGTTAA
- a CDS encoding NAD(P)H-quinone oxidoreductase NdhF encodes MNRLTKPVSYSLIASLGFSELINFILFKENIAGHDLIFGGNFELVVDRPALLVAESIGFLFLLIMLFSVAKLKRRSGYVRYFVFLGFLSGFVYLFSFSGSLFHNFYDPLISYIDKATISF; translated from the coding sequence ATGAATAGGCTTACAAAGCCTGTATCTTATTCTCTTATTGCCAGTCTTGGTTTCTCTGAGCTAATCAACTTTATTTTATTTAAAGAAAATATAGCAGGACATGATCTTATTTTTGGGGGCAACTTTGAGTTGGTTGTTGATAGACCAGCACTTTTAGTAGCCGAATCAATAGGTTTCCTTTTCTTATTGATTATGCTTTTTTCAGTTGCTAAGTTAAAAAGAAGAAGTGGCTATGTTAGATACTTTGTTTTTCTAGGATTCTTGAGTGGTTTTGTTTACTTGTTTTCTTTTAGTGGTAGTTTATTTCATAACTTTTATGATCCATTAATATCATATATAGATAAAGCAACTATCTCTTTTTAG
- the pyrF gene encoding orotidine-5'-phosphate decarboxylase has protein sequence MTNIDNSSEKIIIALDGMDKNNVFKLLEKIPEITWVKVGLELFVTEGPDILSILRDKGKKIFLDLKFHDIPTTVAKACFVASQTGAEFISLHTCAGMKALKMANEAAYEGASKVNLKPPKLLGITILTSWNQEGLANDLLINQSIDQRVMHLAEIASKSGLGGCVCSPREVQFLRKVYPETFELITPGIRSIDSDINDQSRVSDVSEALKMGASKLVIGRAITQSNDPAYMFKSFCDKAVI, from the coding sequence ATGACAAATATTGATAATTCAAGTGAAAAAATAATTATTGCCTTAGATGGTATGGATAAGAATAATGTTTTCAAATTACTGGAAAAAATACCTGAAATTACCTGGGTTAAAGTTGGACTCGAATTGTTTGTGACTGAAGGACCAGATATATTGTCAATTTTAAGAGATAAGGGGAAAAAAATATTTTTAGATCTTAAATTTCATGATATTCCAACTACAGTTGCCAAAGCATGTTTTGTCGCCTCACAAACTGGTGCTGAATTTATTTCTTTGCATACTTGTGCCGGCATGAAGGCTTTAAAGATGGCAAATGAAGCTGCATATGAAGGAGCCTCCAAAGTTAATTTAAAGCCGCCAAAACTTTTGGGGATAACAATCTTGACTAGTTGGAATCAAGAGGGCCTTGCTAATGATCTATTGATCAATCAATCAATAGATCAACGTGTTATGCACCTAGCAGAGATTGCCTCTAAGTCTGGTTTAGGAGGATGTGTCTGCAGCCCTCGAGAGGTTCAATTCCTCCGTAAAGTTTATCCTGAGACTTTTGAGTTAATAACACCAGGAATCCGGTCAATAGATTCAGACATTAACGATCAATCTAGGGTCTCTGATGTATCCGAAGCCCTTAAGATGGGAGCTTCAAAACTAGTTATTGGAAGAGCAATTACCCAATCAAATGACCCTGCTTATATGTTCAAAAGTTTTTGCGATAAAGCTGTTATTTAA
- a CDS encoding DUF3119 family protein, with translation MTSENPLDKDSVILSPSYRLPIFIVFLGLLFLITPIHPWPTILISSFGFFLLLQSFTLKLKFTKDDLIVMQLGNELRRFPFKNWIAWRIILPKLPGFLYFREEASPHLLPIVFEVNSLKEQLRLRVKDLEVEKEVESSKYKN, from the coding sequence ATGACTTCTGAAAATCCACTTGACAAAGATAGTGTAATTTTGTCTCCGTCATATCGTTTACCCATCTTTATAGTATTTTTGGGCTTATTATTTTTAATTACACCAATTCATCCTTGGCCAACTATCTTAATTAGCAGTTTTGGTTTTTTTCTATTATTGCAATCTTTTACCTTAAAATTAAAATTTACTAAGGACGATTTAATTGTCATGCAACTTGGTAATGAATTAAGAAGATTTCCTTTTAAAAATTGGATTGCCTGGAGAATTATTTTACCTAAATTGCCAGGTTTTTTATACTTTAGAGAAGAAGCAAGCCCTCATCTATTGCCCATAGTTTTTGAGGTCAACTCATTAAAGGAACAGCTAAGGTTAAGAGTTAAGGATTTAGAAGTAGAAAAAGAAGTAGAATCATCAAAATATAAAAATTAA
- a CDS encoding MlaE family ABC transporter permease has protein sequence MNYSPRWLRRFFSSLLIGGQAIASIANGKINKSDLIDQLMEAGPGSFIIVLITGIAAGTVFNIQVAAELSKQGLGSAVGGLLAIGMAREIAPLLTATLLTGKVATAYAAQIGTMKVTEQIDAITMLQTDPVEYLVVPRLCAMVVMAPIQCLLFFSIALFSGQFSSTILYKIPPSIFWNSVREWLITSDLPFMLVKALVFGFLIAIIACGWGLTTRGGPKEVGSSTTGAVVMTLITVSLVDVLLTQVLFA, from the coding sequence ATGAATTATTCACCTCGATGGCTAAGAAGATTCTTTAGCAGCTTGTTAATCGGAGGACAAGCAATTGCATCAATAGCTAATGGAAAAATCAATAAATCAGATTTAATAGATCAATTAATGGAAGCAGGACCGGGTAGCTTCATTATCGTTCTCATAACAGGCATTGCGGCAGGAACGGTTTTCAATATTCAGGTCGCCGCAGAATTGAGTAAACAAGGTTTGGGTTCTGCAGTAGGCGGCCTTTTAGCAATTGGAATGGCGAGAGAAATAGCTCCTTTACTGACCGCAACTCTTCTTACTGGAAAAGTTGCAACTGCTTATGCCGCTCAAATAGGGACAATGAAAGTTACTGAACAAATTGATGCAATTACGATGTTACAAACAGATCCAGTTGAATATCTAGTAGTGCCAAGACTTTGCGCAATGGTTGTAATGGCGCCAATACAATGCTTATTGTTTTTTTCTATAGCTTTATTTAGCGGGCAATTTAGCAGCACTATTCTATATAAAATTCCACCAAGCATCTTTTGGAATTCCGTAAGAGAATGGTTAATAACATCTGATCTGCCATTTATGCTTGTTAAAGCATTAGTGTTTGGTTTCTTAATCGCAATAATTGCTTGCGGATGGGGTTTAACTACTAGAGGAGGACCAAAAGAAGTAGGATCAAGTACTACTGGAGCAGTAGTAATGACTCTAATAACAGTTTCCTTAGTAGATGTTTTACTCACCCAAGTTCTTTTTGCTTGA
- a CDS encoding HU family DNA-binding protein yields the protein MNKADLVNLVAARTELTKTDVSLVVDAAIDTIIDSVVEGKKVSILGFGSFEPRDRSARQGLNPKTGEKIAIPAKRVPAFTAGKLFKDRVQG from the coding sequence ATGAACAAAGCAGATTTAGTCAACCTAGTTGCAGCTCGTACAGAGCTAACTAAAACAGACGTATCTCTGGTAGTTGATGCTGCCATAGATACAATTATTGATTCTGTAGTGGAGGGTAAGAAAGTCTCCATTCTAGGGTTTGGCTCTTTTGAGCCTCGTGATCGTTCTGCACGTCAGGGATTAAACCCTAAAACTGGAGAGAAGATAGCAATACCTGCTAAGCGAGTTCCAGCTTTTACTGCTGGGAAGTTGTTTAAGGACCGTGTTCAGGGTTAA
- the plsY gene encoding glycerol-3-phosphate 1-O-acyltransferase PlsY encodes MNLLILFLGYLFGSFPSGYLAGRITKGIDIRSLGSGSTGATNVLRHIGKRAAITVFILDVLKGILSILLAKYFLLNDSWQVAIGLSTLIGHIWPIWLNWKGGKAVATGLGVFLGLSWQVGLATLGIFLVVITLFRIVSLASISSALALPLIMFLSFKSSSTSLPYLLISLLAMILVIWRHRENIVRLIKGKEPKIGNPK; translated from the coding sequence TTGAATCTATTAATTCTATTTTTAGGATACTTATTTGGATCTTTTCCTAGTGGTTATTTAGCTGGAAGAATTACTAAAGGAATTGATATTCGTTCATTAGGTTCAGGGTCAACCGGAGCAACAAATGTTTTAAGACATATTGGGAAACGCGCAGCGATTACAGTTTTTATACTAGATGTTTTAAAAGGAATTCTATCTATTTTATTGGCAAAATATTTCCTCCTAAATGATTCATGGCAAGTAGCTATTGGTCTATCAACTTTAATTGGTCACATTTGGCCCATATGGCTAAATTGGAAAGGTGGTAAAGCTGTAGCTACAGGATTAGGAGTATTTCTCGGCCTTTCATGGCAAGTTGGACTTGCCACTTTAGGCATATTTTTAGTAGTCATTACATTATTTAGAATAGTATCACTTGCAAGTATTAGTTCTGCCTTAGCTCTACCTTTAATAATGTTTCTAAGTTTTAAAAGTTCAAGTACTTCTCTTCCATATCTATTAATTTCATTATTAGCTATGATTTTAGTCATTTGGAGACATCGAGAGAATATAGTTAGACTGATTAAAGGTAAAGAGCCGAAAATCGGAAACCCTAAATAA
- a CDS encoding glycosyltransferase yields the protein MSVNSCLDLPRNIALVHEWFTPRSTGGAENVVQVIDDLLTEISSQPELFSLVNEGNLPKTSWLLNRKVRTSFIQKLPFGISHVQKYLPLLPFAIEQLDLAGYPLVISSSHLVAKGILTSPDQLHICYVHTPVRYAWDQMNIYLKRSFLRRIGLGPLIRWQLHSLRQWDQLSSSRVDYLIANSNFTAKRIWKYWRRRSEVLHPPVNVNRFDWNLPREDFYLSVCRLVPNKRVDLLVRAFNRLKLPLIVVGDGVEKAYLTDLAGPTVQILGFQSKENIENLMSKCRAFVYAGIEDFGIAPVEAMASGAPVIAFGKGGVLDTVKCFNSKSNKIATGLLFPDQTVKSLVEAVEYFKEKQLWKDLNPELIRDWANSFSQDSFKFRFEKTINRAWNEHLNSCDIDTSDLRP from the coding sequence TTGAGTGTAAATTCATGTTTAGATCTTCCAAGGAATATCGCATTAGTACATGAATGGTTTACTCCAAGATCAACAGGTGGTGCCGAGAATGTTGTTCAGGTGATCGATGACTTGTTGACTGAAATCTCTTCACAGCCAGAACTTTTTTCTTTAGTTAATGAAGGAAATTTACCAAAAACTAGCTGGTTATTAAATAGAAAAGTAAGAACTAGCTTTATTCAAAAATTACCATTCGGGATCTCACATGTTCAAAAATATTTACCCCTTTTGCCTTTTGCAATTGAGCAACTTGATCTAGCAGGATATCCATTGGTTATAAGCAGTAGTCATCTTGTGGCAAAGGGCATTTTGACGTCACCTGATCAACTTCATATTTGTTATGTACATACACCTGTCAGATACGCTTGGGATCAGATGAATATATATTTGAAACGATCTTTTTTAAGAAGAATAGGGTTAGGACCATTAATTAGATGGCAATTGCATAGTTTGAGACAATGGGATCAACTAAGCAGCTCAAGAGTTGACTACTTAATTGCAAATTCTAATTTTACGGCAAAAAGGATTTGGAAATACTGGAGAAGGCGCTCTGAGGTTTTACACCCGCCCGTTAATGTCAATCGTTTCGATTGGAATTTGCCTCGAGAAGATTTCTATTTAAGTGTCTGCAGATTGGTTCCTAATAAAAGGGTTGATTTACTTGTGAGAGCTTTTAATAGGCTCAAATTGCCATTAATTGTTGTTGGAGACGGAGTTGAAAAAGCATATTTAACAGACCTTGCAGGTCCAACGGTTCAAATTCTCGGTTTTCAAAGTAAGGAGAATATTGAAAATCTAATGAGCAAATGTAGAGCTTTTGTTTATGCGGGTATTGAGGATTTTGGAATCGCTCCTGTGGAAGCAATGGCTTCGGGGGCTCCTGTCATAGCTTTTGGTAAAGGTGGGGTCCTAGATACAGTTAAATGCTTTAACTCTAAATCGAATAAAATAGCAACTGGTCTCTTGTTCCCTGATCAGACAGTGAAGTCTTTGGTTGAAGCCGTCGAATATTTTAAGGAAAAGCAACTGTGGAAAGATTTAAATCCTGAGTTAATTAGAGATTGGGCTAATTCTTTTTCTCAGGATTCATTTAAATTTAGATTTGAGAAAACCATAAATAGAGCTTGGAATGAGCATCTTAATTCTTGTGACATTGACACTAGTGACCTTAGGCCTTGA
- a CDS encoding high light inducible protein, whose translation MSEIDSKVNNQSINSDLDDTETIEPKNDPKPIDQSQNLNSYPKWINNKGEEVKQVFGFNENAELVNARVAMIGFLMLILTELAFGGEPATLKIFGIN comes from the coding sequence ATGTCTGAGATTGATTCAAAGGTCAATAATCAAAGTATCAATTCAGATCTAGATGATACAGAAACAATTGAACCTAAAAATGATCCAAAACCAATTGATCAAAGTCAAAACCTCAATTCATATCCTAAATGGATAAACAATAAAGGCGAAGAGGTAAAACAAGTTTTTGGTTTTAATGAAAATGCTGAACTTGTTAATGCCAGAGTAGCTATGATAGGTTTTTTAATGCTCATACTTACTGAATTGGCTTTTGGTGGCGAACCAGCAACGCTGAAAATTTTTGGAATCAACTAG